One genomic segment of Mycolicibacterium neworleansense includes these proteins:
- a CDS encoding type I polyketide synthase translates to MGTAEHPTEDNPRFAIIGYAARFPGAQDADGFWDVLREGRDAVSEIPEDRWDADEFFDPEPGSPGKVVTRRAGFVDDVTGFDAPFFGMSTREVRLMDPQHRLLLETAWRAVEHSGTAPTALADTNTGVFVGLATHDYLGMASDELTYPEIEAYMAIGTSNAAAAGRISYRLGLQGPSVAVDTACSSSLVAIHQACQALTLGECDLALAGGANVLLTPATMITFSSAHMLAPDGRCKTFDAAADGYVRGEGCGVIVIKRLEDAIRDGDQIRAVIRGSAINQDGASGGLTVPNGVAQQRVISAALKRAGVKPSEVGYLEAHGTGTSLGDPIEAQAAGAVLGAGRAADRPLLIGSAKTNIGHLEAAAGIAGVIKVILSLENETLPKHLHFENPSPHIPWDRLAVEVVKESIPWERNGEPRIAGVSSFGFAGTNAHVILEEAPVAPEPAVPAAAPKSDGTAGAVTRFSILPLSARTSTALVQLADQYRNWMTAHPEATLADVCHTAGVGRAHLEHRAALVVNSREAAIELLGALADDRPAPGLVRGESHDTPKTAWLFTGQGSQYPGMARELYDSEPAFAETLNRCAAAVSGVLEKPLLDVIFELDSPDAEEALRQTSYAQPALFAVEMGLAHLWQSWGIEPDVVLGHSVGQYSAACVAGVFSLEDGAQLMAERGRLFGSLPAGGRMAAVFAPAERVENLTDEFPTLSVAAYNGANTVLSGPAEDLEKALAGLKADGVRCDWLETSHAFHSALLEPILDEFEAYANRFTFNPPQRILIDNRTGAALGRSVKMDGAYWRRHARQPVEFAKSVRTLADLNCKLLVEIGPRPVLTAAALSAWPDPATAPRVITSLRRNTADHRQITEAVADAYVLGHLPEFDALRRAHARKLDLPTYPFEHRQYWYSDNREQPNQQQHVAARTQAVRLLEDGRLEELAGLLGGAGDDPHTLQVLTKLAAQHNQQRSTQSIAEDRYEFRWEKAVTPVSGADAGESSWILIGDESDAVKPLLDTLTARGQQYRILGLPASDADEAQLADTLRAAAMGDSTPRIVHVAALDSGETPSMRSLLRMQHQVLGGTRRLLRAMVAADLRTPIWLVTRGAQHVTDADTVTPEQSALWGFGRAAALELPQVWGGLADLSEGTTGEWSGLLNRIATASESAVKEDQVALRGQDVYVPRLARPEDLPSGKPLELRGDATYLVTGGLGSIGLEIAGYLAAHGARQLVLTSRRQPGDAVQKRIDTLRDQHGCAIRVATADVADAHDVARLLAGIRAELPPLAGIVHAAGEIGTTPLSELDDAEVDRVFAGKVWGAWHLSEAAADENLDFFISTSSIASVWGGFGQTAYSAANAFLDGLAWRLRKQGIAGASVNFGPWSAGMADAASRARLEQRGIKTLSPSDALAGLADVVAAASAHGPAQGVIARIDWARFLPLYQQAGRRAFLAELERELPAQLSGAGSGAAGSGKTKLVEQLTNAPVQQRKKLLTDYLREAVAEVTRVDSAEIREDAGFFDLGMDSLMAVELRRRMEQGVGAEIPITLVMDYPRISDVADYLLGDVLGLSEQPKSAPQVASTAVRTDDPIAIVAVSCRFPGAPNPEAFWDVLSGGIDAIREVPEDRFDIDEFFDPDPDAPGKTYTRFGGFLDGIDGFDPEFFGISPREAVWIEPQQRLMLETVWEGLERAGYGPDSLRGSRTGVFVGVAANEYAHLLSSEPIDKIEPHFITGNALNAISGRVAFALGFEGPAVAVDTACSSALVAVHQACQALQSGDCDMALAGGVNVLLSPVTVVAASRARMLSPVGRCKTFDASADGYVRSEGCGILVLKRLSDAQRDGDQICAVIPGSAVNQDGASSGLTVPNGGAQQRLIGSVLARAGLTGGDVDYLEAHGTGTPLGDPIEVQAAAAAYGDSREADRPLLMGSVKTNIGHTESASGAAGLIKVVLSLQHETLPQSLHFDNPSPHIPWDSLPVRVVDEAMPWQPNGRPRRAGVSSFGFTGTNAHVLVEEAPSQPAPVGDHLTEPDLADGAATESAPQAQPEQVEVLTLSARSPEALAVLAKRYETWLGAHPEVDLADLCRTAGTGRSHFEHRAALVVDSVDSARAGLADLAENRLRHGVVRGERPHHPMTAWLFTGQGSQYPGMARELFDSEPVFAETVQRCADAVGGMLSRPLLEVMFGTDRESAETLRHTSFAQPAIFAVEMGLARLWQSWGIEPDVVLGHSVGQYAAACVAGVFSLEDGARLMAERGRLFGSLPEGGRMVAVFADPKHVEQIAGEFPRVSVGAYNGPNTVLSGPGDDLEQIVEKFGEEGIRCTWLETSHAFHSELLDPVLDEFESYAAQFQFAKPTMPLVCNRTGTVLTAQTALDAQYWRRHSRQPVQFAESVRTVAALGCSILMEIGPQPVLTGAAVQVWPEHLAAPRAIVSMRKGVGDRRQIADALASAYVGGHRPDFTALHRGTRRRLELPTYPFQRRRFWPKGSGISADLNGAVGSGILGSGKDLASGDSVYTSRLSVKSQPWLSDHVIYGTVVVPGATYAAMALAAVGTPAHAKDVFFYEPIILPEKSSREVQLTLHPLDGGDGWKFQVHSRPYGERGADWSLNAEGTVIAGISDDEIPEQSDPVDEAIERLERMRPQELFETFADLELAWGPTWSGSLKSLWLGEGEAIGDILVGAELAEQLGTEPMHPVLMDLCTGVAFPAFPALLAAEQGVNDLFLPLRYGQVTLKEKMPRRFYCRARWHESALDSETQVFDLDYLDRDGSYLGGIREFTVKRAPREALLRGLGGDATRLLYTLGWHEVPVPPADEDAAENTSGTWLIAGFDELAAKVPGCIPFDRNTDPELLGQVLAQAKERGLPFSGVVWRAAAPGAAESGTDSQARLEAEIANLLSAVHTVQGGEVKLPGGLWVVTERAVATESGEPVDPVQAALWGFGRTTINEEPALRAKLIDTDGSPEAVQALANLLATPVEEPEIAVRQGKLLASRLLPWARSGHLSVPRGSDYVLAPTERGAIDNLRITEKDVPAPDEGYVQVRVEAAGLNFRDVLNVLGLYPGDPGPIGGDFAGVVTQLGEGVTGVEVGQRVYGSMQGAFSSRFNVPAQFVAPIPARISAVEAATIPAAALTVRLSFDWAQLKPGDKVLIHAASGGVGLAAIQMAQQCGAEVYATASTFKRATLRKLGVKYVYDSRTTDFADQILADTDGAGVDVVLNSLTSEGFIEATLKATARNGRFAEIAKRDIWSAEQMAEARPDIAYEIVALDTVMFTEPDRIRDLLTEVSEGLANGEWTPLPAEIYPLTEARTAFRRMQQARHIGKIVCQLPNPLAPRPDRTYLITGGLGAIGLHTASYLAQLGAGDIVLTSRRAPDADAQRLIEEITERNKTRVHVFTADIGEEAEVAKLLERIRAELPPLAGVAHLAGVLDDALLGQQSVERFRTTLAPKAFGAGYLDSLTKDDDLDFFIVSSSVSSLFGSPGQSNYATANALLDGLIAQRRAQGLPATGINFGPWGQGGMASSEAATANISAQGLIPLEPSAALAALAEVVANGTGQATVLKANWQRAAKVLGSSRPPILDLVLPSAVGEVVGDSEVLKQLLEIPVPQRAGFVTEFLQKEVQNFLRLASPPAATSRFLDLGTDSLMAIELRNRLHSQFGGRFTLNATAVFDYPTIGGLAEYLVGQLPDAESAEAPAESQESTEAPTEETPVAEAPKQAARDEPSEVPQQG, encoded by the coding sequence ATGGGAACCGCTGAACATCCGACCGAAGACAACCCCCGCTTTGCCATAATCGGCTATGCGGCGCGTTTTCCCGGCGCGCAGGACGCCGACGGGTTCTGGGACGTGTTGCGCGAGGGGCGCGACGCAGTGTCGGAGATCCCCGAAGACCGCTGGGATGCCGACGAATTCTTCGATCCCGAACCAGGCTCACCCGGCAAGGTCGTGACCCGGCGCGCGGGTTTCGTCGACGACGTGACCGGGTTCGACGCCCCGTTCTTCGGGATGAGTACGCGCGAAGTCCGGTTGATGGACCCTCAACATCGACTTCTGCTTGAGACTGCGTGGCGCGCAGTGGAGCATTCAGGCACTGCACCAACGGCTTTGGCCGACACCAACACCGGTGTCTTCGTAGGTTTGGCCACCCACGACTACCTGGGAATGGCCTCTGACGAGCTGACGTACCCCGAGATCGAGGCCTACATGGCCATCGGGACATCGAACGCCGCCGCAGCGGGCCGCATCAGCTACCGGCTGGGCCTGCAGGGTCCCTCGGTCGCCGTCGACACGGCGTGCAGCTCGTCGCTGGTGGCGATCCACCAGGCCTGCCAGGCGCTGACCCTGGGCGAGTGCGACCTCGCGCTTGCCGGTGGGGCGAACGTCCTGCTCACCCCGGCCACGATGATCACGTTCTCCAGCGCTCACATGCTCGCCCCCGACGGCCGGTGCAAGACCTTCGACGCGGCCGCCGACGGCTACGTCCGCGGCGAAGGCTGCGGCGTCATCGTCATCAAGCGCCTCGAGGACGCGATCCGCGACGGTGATCAGATCCGGGCGGTGATTCGCGGCAGCGCCATCAACCAAGACGGCGCATCCGGTGGCCTGACAGTGCCGAACGGTGTGGCGCAGCAACGGGTTATCTCCGCAGCCCTCAAACGCGCGGGCGTCAAACCCAGCGAAGTCGGTTACCTCGAAGCACACGGCACGGGTACTTCGCTGGGTGACCCGATCGAGGCGCAGGCCGCAGGCGCGGTGCTGGGCGCCGGGCGCGCCGCCGACCGGCCACTGCTGATCGGCTCGGCAAAGACCAACATCGGGCACCTCGAAGCGGCCGCTGGGATCGCGGGCGTCATCAAGGTCATCCTGTCGCTCGAGAACGAGACGTTGCCGAAGCACCTGCACTTCGAGAACCCGTCGCCCCACATTCCGTGGGACCGGCTCGCAGTGGAGGTCGTCAAAGAGTCGATCCCCTGGGAACGCAACGGTGAACCGCGCATCGCGGGCGTCAGCTCGTTCGGCTTCGCCGGCACCAACGCACACGTCATCCTCGAAGAAGCGCCGGTGGCACCCGAGCCGGCGGTCCCCGCAGCCGCCCCGAAATCCGACGGCACCGCCGGCGCGGTAACGAGATTCAGCATTCTTCCGCTGTCCGCACGGACATCGACGGCCCTGGTCCAGCTCGCCGACCAGTACCGCAACTGGATGACCGCGCACCCGGAGGCCACTCTGGCGGATGTGTGCCACACGGCCGGGGTGGGGCGCGCGCACCTGGAGCACCGCGCCGCACTGGTGGTCAATTCCCGGGAAGCCGCCATCGAGCTCCTCGGGGCGCTCGCGGACGACCGTCCGGCCCCCGGTTTGGTCCGTGGCGAATCCCATGACACCCCGAAGACCGCGTGGCTGTTCACCGGCCAGGGCAGCCAGTACCCCGGCATGGCCCGCGAGCTGTACGACTCCGAGCCGGCGTTCGCCGAAACACTGAACCGTTGCGCGGCCGCAGTATCAGGTGTTCTCGAAAAGCCGCTGCTGGATGTGATTTTCGAGCTCGACAGCCCGGACGCCGAAGAGGCGTTGCGGCAGACCTCCTACGCACAGCCTGCCCTGTTCGCAGTGGAGATGGGCTTGGCCCACCTGTGGCAGTCGTGGGGCATCGAACCGGATGTGGTGCTGGGCCACAGCGTCGGTCAGTACTCGGCGGCCTGCGTGGCCGGCGTGTTCAGCCTGGAGGACGGCGCGCAGCTGATGGCCGAACGCGGCCGCCTCTTCGGCAGTCTGCCCGCCGGTGGCCGGATGGCGGCGGTGTTCGCCCCCGCCGAGCGCGTCGAGAATCTGACCGATGAGTTCCCGACCCTGTCGGTTGCGGCCTACAACGGCGCGAACACCGTATTGTCCGGGCCCGCAGAGGATCTCGAGAAGGCTCTGGCCGGCCTGAAGGCCGACGGTGTGCGATGCGACTGGCTGGAGACCAGCCACGCCTTCCACTCGGCGCTGCTGGAACCGATCCTCGACGAGTTCGAGGCGTACGCGAATCGGTTCACTTTCAACCCGCCGCAGCGGATCCTCATCGACAACCGGACCGGGGCGGCACTGGGCCGCAGCGTCAAGATGGACGGCGCCTACTGGCGCCGGCACGCCCGCCAGCCGGTGGAATTCGCCAAGAGTGTGCGCACCCTGGCGGACCTGAACTGCAAACTCTTGGTGGAAATCGGCCCACGGCCGGTACTCACCGCAGCGGCCCTGAGCGCATGGCCTGATCCGGCCACCGCACCGCGGGTGATCACGTCCCTGCGCCGGAACACCGCCGACCACCGGCAGATCACCGAAGCCGTCGCCGACGCGTACGTTCTCGGCCACCTGCCTGAGTTCGACGCCTTGCGGCGGGCACATGCGCGGAAACTCGACCTGCCCACCTATCCGTTCGAGCATCGCCAGTACTGGTACTCCGACAATCGCGAACAGCCCAATCAACAACAACACGTTGCCGCACGTACCCAGGCCGTCCGGCTTCTGGAGGACGGCCGGCTCGAGGAACTCGCGGGGTTGCTCGGCGGGGCGGGCGACGATCCGCACACCCTGCAGGTGCTGACGAAGCTTGCGGCGCAACACAACCAACAACGCTCGACCCAGTCGATCGCGGAAGACCGCTACGAGTTCCGCTGGGAGAAGGCCGTTACTCCCGTCTCCGGTGCGGATGCCGGGGAGAGTTCCTGGATTCTCATCGGCGACGAATCCGACGCCGTCAAGCCGCTGCTGGACACCCTCACCGCACGTGGGCAGCAGTACCGAATCCTCGGGTTGCCGGCGTCCGACGCCGACGAGGCGCAACTCGCCGACACGTTGCGCGCCGCGGCCATGGGCGATTCGACGCCGCGGATCGTGCACGTCGCCGCGCTGGACTCCGGCGAGACGCCGTCGATGCGGTCACTGCTGCGGATGCAGCACCAGGTCCTGGGCGGAACGCGACGGCTTCTGCGTGCCATGGTCGCCGCTGACCTGCGCACGCCCATCTGGCTCGTCACCCGCGGTGCACAACACGTCACCGATGCGGACACCGTGACACCGGAGCAGAGTGCCCTGTGGGGATTCGGTCGCGCCGCGGCCCTCGAGCTCCCCCAGGTTTGGGGTGGTCTGGCCGACCTCTCCGAGGGGACGACCGGCGAATGGTCCGGGCTGCTCAACCGGATCGCGACGGCATCCGAATCGGCCGTCAAGGAAGACCAGGTCGCGCTGCGCGGGCAAGACGTCTACGTTCCGCGGCTGGCCCGGCCCGAGGACCTGCCGAGCGGCAAGCCGCTCGAACTGCGGGGTGACGCAACCTATCTGGTGACCGGAGGCCTCGGGTCGATCGGGCTCGAGATCGCCGGGTACCTGGCTGCGCACGGCGCCAGGCAACTGGTGCTGACCAGCCGGCGCCAGCCCGGCGACGCCGTACAGAAGCGCATCGACACGCTGCGCGACCAGCACGGCTGCGCGATCCGGGTCGCCACGGCCGATGTCGCCGACGCGCACGACGTCGCCCGCCTCCTGGCCGGTATCCGGGCCGAGCTGCCCCCGCTGGCCGGTATCGTGCACGCCGCGGGCGAGATCGGCACCACACCGCTGAGTGAGCTCGATGACGCTGAAGTGGATCGGGTCTTCGCCGGGAAGGTCTGGGGCGCCTGGCATTTGAGCGAGGCAGCGGCCGACGAGAATCTCGACTTCTTCATCAGCACATCCTCGATCGCCTCGGTGTGGGGCGGGTTCGGCCAGACCGCCTACAGCGCGGCAAACGCCTTCTTGGACGGGCTGGCCTGGCGCCTGCGCAAGCAGGGCATCGCCGGGGCGAGCGTCAACTTCGGCCCCTGGTCGGCGGGCATGGCCGACGCGGCATCGCGGGCCCGGCTGGAGCAGCGCGGGATCAAGACCCTGTCGCCTTCCGATGCGCTGGCCGGTCTGGCCGATGTCGTGGCGGCCGCGTCGGCACACGGCCCTGCCCAGGGAGTGATCGCCCGGATCGACTGGGCCCGCTTCCTGCCGCTCTATCAGCAGGCGGGCCGACGGGCATTCCTGGCCGAGCTGGAGCGCGAACTGCCCGCCCAGCTGTCGGGAGCCGGATCCGGGGCCGCGGGCTCGGGCAAGACCAAGCTGGTCGAGCAACTCACGAATGCCCCTGTGCAGCAGCGCAAGAAGCTTCTGACCGATTACCTGCGCGAAGCCGTGGCAGAGGTGACGCGGGTGGACTCCGCGGAGATCCGTGAGGACGCCGGCTTCTTCGACCTCGGCATGGATTCGCTGATGGCCGTCGAGTTGCGCCGCCGCATGGAGCAGGGCGTGGGCGCCGAGATCCCCATCACCCTGGTGATGGATTACCCCCGCATCTCCGATGTGGCCGACTACCTGCTCGGCGACGTGCTCGGGCTCAGCGAGCAACCCAAGTCGGCACCCCAGGTGGCCTCCACGGCGGTCCGTACCGACGATCCGATCGCGATCGTCGCGGTGTCATGCCGCTTCCCCGGCGCGCCGAACCCGGAGGCTTTCTGGGATGTGCTGTCCGGTGGTATCGATGCCATCCGGGAGGTCCCGGAGGATCGATTCGACATCGACGAGTTCTTCGACCCGGATCCGGATGCACCCGGCAAGACCTACACGCGCTTCGGCGGATTCCTCGACGGTATCGACGGATTCGATCCCGAATTCTTCGGGATCTCCCCGCGCGAAGCGGTCTGGATCGAGCCGCAGCAGCGCCTGATGCTCGAAACGGTGTGGGAGGGCTTGGAAAGAGCGGGGTACGGGCCCGACTCGTTGCGCGGCAGCCGAACCGGCGTGTTCGTGGGTGTTGCGGCCAACGAGTACGCGCACCTGCTGTCGTCGGAGCCGATCGACAAGATCGAACCCCACTTCATCACCGGCAATGCCCTCAACGCCATCTCCGGTCGCGTCGCCTTCGCGCTCGGATTCGAGGGGCCGGCTGTGGCGGTCGACACCGCCTGCAGCTCGGCGCTGGTCGCCGTCCACCAGGCCTGCCAGGCACTGCAATCCGGTGACTGCGACATGGCGTTGGCCGGCGGTGTGAACGTCCTGCTGTCCCCGGTGACCGTCGTCGCCGCATCCCGCGCCCGGATGCTCTCCCCGGTCGGACGGTGCAAGACCTTCGACGCCTCCGCCGACGGCTACGTCCGCAGCGAAGGCTGCGGCATCCTGGTGCTCAAGAGGCTGAGCGACGCGCAACGCGACGGCGATCAGATCTGCGCGGTCATTCCCGGCAGCGCGGTCAACCAGGACGGCGCCTCAAGCGGGCTGACCGTGCCCAATGGTGGTGCACAGCAACGTCTCATCGGTTCCGTGCTGGCCCGTGCCGGCCTGACCGGTGGCGATGTGGACTACCTGGAGGCACACGGAACGGGCACCCCGCTGGGTGACCCCATCGAGGTGCAGGCGGCGGCCGCCGCCTACGGCGACTCGCGTGAGGCCGACCGGCCGTTGCTGATGGGATCGGTGAAGACCAACATCGGCCACACCGAATCCGCGTCGGGGGCTGCGGGCCTGATCAAGGTCGTGTTGTCGCTGCAACACGAGACGCTGCCGCAGAGCCTGCATTTCGACAATCCGTCACCGCACATCCCGTGGGATTCGCTGCCGGTACGCGTGGTCGACGAGGCGATGCCCTGGCAGCCCAACGGCAGGCCGCGGCGCGCCGGTGTGAGTTCCTTCGGGTTCACCGGGACCAACGCGCATGTGCTGGTCGAGGAGGCGCCGTCACAGCCTGCGCCGGTCGGGGACCATCTCACCGAGCCGGATCTCGCCGACGGTGCAGCGACAGAGTCGGCACCGCAAGCGCAGCCCGAACAGGTCGAGGTGCTGACGCTGTCCGCCCGGTCACCGGAAGCACTGGCGGTGTTGGCGAAACGATATGAGACCTGGCTGGGCGCCCACCCCGAGGTCGACCTCGCCGACCTGTGCCGCACTGCGGGGACGGGCCGTTCGCACTTCGAGCACCGAGCCGCTCTGGTGGTGGATTCCGTCGACAGTGCCCGCGCGGGCCTGGCGGATCTGGCCGAGAACCGGCTGCGACACGGTGTCGTGCGCGGTGAGCGCCCGCACCACCCGATGACGGCGTGGCTGTTCACCGGGCAGGGTAGCCAGTACCCGGGGATGGCGCGGGAGCTGTTCGACTCCGAACCGGTCTTCGCCGAAACCGTGCAACGCTGCGCGGACGCGGTCGGCGGGATGCTGTCCCGCCCGCTTCTGGAGGTCATGTTCGGGACCGACCGGGAGTCGGCAGAAACCCTGCGGCACACCTCTTTTGCCCAGCCGGCGATCTTCGCCGTGGAGATGGGCCTGGCCCGACTGTGGCAGTCGTGGGGCATCGAACCCGATGTGGTGCTCGGGCACAGCGTCGGCCAGTACGCCGCGGCATGTGTGGCCGGGGTGTTCAGCCTCGAGGACGGCGCCCGGCTGATGGCCGAGCGCGGCCGGTTGTTCGGCAGCCTGCCCGAAGGCGGGCGGATGGTGGCCGTATTCGCCGACCCCAAGCACGTCGAACAGATCGCCGGCGAGTTCCCCCGGGTTTCGGTGGGTGCCTACAACGGGCCCAACACCGTGCTCTCGGGTCCGGGCGACGATCTGGAACAGATCGTAGAAAAGTTCGGCGAGGAGGGGATCCGGTGCACCTGGCTGGAGACCAGCCACGCCTTCCACTCCGAGCTGCTGGATCCGGTACTCGACGAATTCGAGTCCTACGCAGCACAATTCCAGTTCGCGAAGCCGACAATGCCACTGGTCTGCAACCGGACCGGCACCGTGCTCACCGCACAGACAGCGCTCGACGCCCAGTACTGGCGACGGCACTCCCGCCAGCCGGTGCAGTTCGCCGAGAGTGTGCGGACCGTGGCTGCGCTGGGCTGCTCGATCCTGATGGAGATCGGTCCGCAACCGGTGCTGACCGGGGCAGCGGTGCAGGTCTGGCCGGAACATCTGGCGGCGCCGCGGGCGATCGTCTCGATGCGCAAGGGCGTCGGTGACCGGCGTCAGATCGCCGACGCGCTGGCGTCGGCCTACGTCGGCGGGCATCGACCCGATTTCACCGCGCTGCATCGCGGGACACGTCGCCGGCTCGAATTGCCGACATATCCCTTCCAGCGGCGTCGCTTCTGGCCCAAGGGATCCGGGATCAGCGCCGACCTCAACGGTGCCGTGGGATCAGGAATTCTGGGCAGCGGTAAGGATCTCGCCTCCGGCGATTCGGTGTACACCAGCCGGTTGTCGGTGAAGTCGCAGCCGTGGCTTTCCGACCACGTCATCTACGGCACCGTGGTCGTTCCCGGAGCGACGTATGCCGCGATGGCCCTGGCCGCGGTCGGTACGCCCGCCCATGCCAAGGACGTCTTCTTCTACGAGCCGATCATCCTGCCCGAGAAGAGTTCTCGCGAGGTGCAGCTGACGTTGCACCCGCTGGACGGCGGCGACGGGTGGAAGTTCCAGGTACACAGCCGGCCCTACGGCGAGCGCGGTGCCGACTGGTCGTTGAATGCCGAAGGCACGGTGATCGCCGGAATCTCCGATGACGAGATCCCCGAGCAGTCGGATCCCGTCGACGAGGCGATCGAGCGTCTGGAACGCATGCGGCCCCAGGAGTTGTTCGAGACCTTCGCCGATCTGGAACTGGCATGGGGCCCGACGTGGTCGGGTTCGCTGAAGTCGTTGTGGCTCGGTGAAGGCGAGGCGATCGGCGACATCCTGGTCGGTGCCGAACTTGCCGAACAGCTCGGAACCGAGCCGATGCACCCGGTGTTGATGGACCTGTGCACCGGTGTCGCCTTCCCCGCGTTCCCGGCTCTTCTCGCTGCCGAGCAGGGCGTGAATGACCTGTTCCTGCCACTGCGGTACGGGCAGGTGACGCTGAAGGAGAAGATGCCAAGGCGCTTCTACTGCCGTGCTCGGTGGCACGAGAGCGCCCTGGACAGCGAGACCCAGGTCTTCGATCTCGACTATCTAGACCGAGATGGCAGTTATCTGGGCGGCATTCGGGAGTTCACGGTCAAACGCGCGCCTCGCGAGGCGCTGTTGCGCGGCCTCGGCGGCGATGCCACCCGGCTGCTGTACACCCTCGGCTGGCACGAGGTCCCGGTGCCGCCGGCTGACGAGGACGCCGCCGAGAACACCAGCGGCACCTGGCTGATCGCCGGGTTCGATGAGCTGGCGGCCAAGGTGCCCGGCTGCATCCCGTTCGATCGGAACACCGATCCCGAACTGCTCGGCCAAGTGCTGGCCCAGGCCAAGGAACGTGGTCTGCCGTTCTCCGGTGTCGTCTGGCGCGCTGCCGCACCGGGCGCAGCGGAGTCCGGCACGGACAGTCAGGCCCGACTGGAGGCCGAGATCGCGAACCTGCTGAGCGCGGTGCACACCGTGCAAGGCGGTGAGGTCAAGCTGCCCGGCGGGCTCTGGGTCGTTACCGAGCGGGCCGTCGCCACCGAATCCGGTGAACCGGTCGACCCGGTACAGGCGGCGCTGTGGGGATTCGGGCGCACGACGATCAACGAGGAACCGGCACTACGTGCCAAGCTCATCGACACCGATGGGTCTCCGGAAGCCGTGCAGGCGCTGGCGAACCTGTTGGCCACGCCGGTTGAAGAGCCGGAAATCGCAGTGCGGCAAGGCAAGCTGTTGGCTTCGCGCTTGCTGCCGTGGGCGCGCAGCGGGCATCTCTCGGTGCCGCGCGGCAGCGATTACGTGCTGGCTCCCACCGAACGCGGCGCGATCGACAACCTGCGGATCACCGAGAAGGACGTGCCGGCTCCGGACGAGGGTTACGTGCAGGTCCGGGTTGAGGCCGCGGGCCTCAACTTCCGCGACGTGCTCAATGTGCTGGGCCTGTACCCGGGTGATCCAGGGCCGATCGGCGGTGACTTCGCCGGCGTCGTCACGCAATTGGGTGAGGGAGTCACCGGCGTCGAGGTCGGGCAGCGGGTCTACGGCTCGATGCAGGGTGCCTTCTCCAGCCGATTCAACGTGCCGGCCCAGTTCGTGGCGCCTATTCCCGCTCGCATCAGCGCGGTCGAGGCCGCCACCATTCCCGCCGCGGCGCTGACGGTCCGGCTGTCGTTCGACTGGGCGCAGCTCAAGCCGGGCGACAAGGTGCTCATCCACGCCGCCAGCGGTGGTGTGGGCCTGGCCGCCATACAGATGGCGCAGCAGTGCGGTGCGGAGGTCTACGCCACGGCGAGCACCTTCAAGCGGGCGACGCTGCGCAAGCTGGGCGTCAAGTACGTCTATGACTCGCGGACAACGGACTTCGCCGATCAGATCCTGGCGGATACCGACGGCGCCGGTGTGGACGTGGTGCTCAACTCGCTGACCAGCGAAGGGTTCATCGAGGCGACTCTGAAGGCCACCGCCCGCAACGGCCGCTTCGCCGAGATCGCCAAGCGCGACATCTGGTCAGCCGAGCAGATGGCAGAGGCACGTCCCGACATCGCCTACGAGATCGTCGCGTTGGACACGGTGATGTTCACCGAGCCCGATCGCATTCGCGACCTGCTGACCGAGGTTTCGGAGGGGTTGGCCAACGGTGAATGGACCCCGCTGCCCGCGGAGATCTACCCGCTGACGGAGGCCAGGACGGCCTTCCGGCGCATGCAGCAGGCTCGGCACATCGGCAAGATCGTCTGCCAGCTGCCGAATCCGCTTGCACCGCGGCCGGATCGGACCTACCTGATCACGGGTGGACTCGGCGCGATCGGTCTGCACACCGCGTCGTATCTGGCTCAGCTGGGTGCCGGTGACATCGTCTTGACCAGCCGGCGTGCGCCCGATGCGGACGCGCAACGGTTGATCGAGGAGATCACCGAGCGCAACAAGACCCGGGTCCACGTCTTCACCGCCGACATCGGCGAGGAGGCCGAGGTGGCAAAGCTCCTGGAGCGGATCCGTGCCGAGCTGCCGCCGCTCGCCGGTGTGGCACATCTGGCGGGTGTGCTCGATGACGCACTGTTGGGTCAGCAGAGTGTGGAGCGGTTCCGGACGACATTGGCGCCCAAGGCCTTCGGTGCCGGTTACCTGGACAGCTTGACCAAGGACGACGATCTGGACTTCTTCATCGTGTCCTCCTCGGTGTCCAGCTTGTTCGGTTCACCGGGTCAGTCCAACTACGCCACGGCCAATGCGTTGCTCGACGGTCTCATCGCGCAGCGCAGGGCGCAGGGTCTGCCGGCCACGGGCATCAACTTCGGTCCCTGGGGTCAGGGCGGCATGGCGTCCTCGGAGGCGGCGACCGCGAACATCAGTGCACAGGGCCTGATTCCGCTGGAGCCCTCGGCGGCGCTGGCCGCGCTGGCCGAGGTCGTCGCCAACGGCACCGGTCAGGCCACCGTCCTCAAGGCGAACTGGCAGCGGGCCGCGAAGGTGCTGGGCAGCTCCCGTCCACCGATCCTGGACCTGGTGTTGCCGAGTGCGGTCGGCGAGGTCGTCGGTGACAGCGAGGTTCTCAAGCAGCTGCTCGAGATCCCGGTGCCGCAGCGCGCCGGGTTTGTCACCGAGTTCCTGCAGAAGGAGGTGCAGAACTTCCTGCGGCTCGCCTCACCGCCGGCCGCGACCAGCCGTTTCCTGGATCTCGGCACAGACTCGCTGATGGCGATCGAACTCCGCAACCGGCTGCACAGTCAGTTCGGCGGCAGGTTCACGCTGAACGCGACCGCGGTGTTCGACTATCCGACGATCGGCGGGCTCGCCGAGTACCTCGTCGGTCAGCTGCCCGATGCGGAATCAGCTGAGGCACCGGCCGAATCTCAGGAATCGACGGAAGCGCCTACGGAGGAGACGCCTGTGGCGGAAGCACCGAAGCAAGCGGCTCGTGACGAACCGTCAGAGGTGCCGCAGCAAGGCTGA